The Neomonachus schauinslandi chromosome 11, ASM220157v2, whole genome shotgun sequence genome contains a region encoding:
- the TRIM3 gene encoding tripartite motif-containing protein 3 isoform X4 yields MGSEGTDSPGPEVQPMDKQFLVCSICLDRYRCPKVLPCLHTFCERCLQNYIPAQSLTLSCPVCRQTSILPEQGVSALQNNFFISSLMEAMQQAPDGAHDPEDPHPLSAVAGRPLSCPNHEGKTMEFYCEACETAMCGECRAGEHREHGTVLLRDVVEQHKAALQRQLEAVRGRLPQLSAAIALVGGISQQLQERKAEALAQISAAFEDLEQALQQRKQALVSDLEAICGAKQKVLQTQLDTLRQGQEHIGSSCSFAEQALRLGSAPEVLLVRKHMRERLAALAAQAFPERPHENAQLELVLEVDGLRRSVLNLGALLTTSATAHETVATGEGLRQALVGQPASLTVTTKDKDGRLVRTGSAELRAEITGPDGTRLPVPVVDHKNGTYELVYTARTEGELLLSVLLYGQPVRGSPFRVRALRPGDLPPSPDDVKRRVKSPGGPGSHVRQKAVRRPSSMYSTGGKRKDNPIEDELVFRVGSRGREKGEFTNLQGVSAASSGRIVVADSNNQCIQVFSNEGQFKFRFGVRGRSPGQLQRPTGVAVDTNGDIIVADYDNRWVSIFSPEGKFKTKIGAGRLMGPKGVAVDRNGHIIVVDNKSCCVFTFQPNGKLVGRFGGRGATDRHFAGIVEGPHFVAVNNKNEIVVTDFHNHSVKVYSADGEFLFKFGSHGEGNGQFNAPTGVAVDSNGNIIVADWGNSRIQVFDSSGSFLSYINTSAEPLYGPQGLALTSDGHVVVADAGNHCFKAYRYLQ; encoded by the exons ATGGGCAGTGAAGGCACA GACAGCCCTGGCCCAGAGGTCCAGCCGATGGACAAGCAGTTCCTGGTGTGCAGCATCTGCCTGGATCGGTACCGGTGCCCCAAGGTTCTGCCTTGCCTGCATACCTTTTGTGAgag ATGCCTCCAGAACTACATCCCTGCCCAGAGCCTGACGCTGTCATGTCCGGTGTGTCGGCAGACGTCCATCCTCCCGGAGCAGGGCGTCTCAGCGCTGCAGAACAACTTCTTCATCAGCAGCCTCATGGAGGCGATGCAGCAGGCACCGGATGGGGCCCACGACCCCGaggacccccaccccctcagcgCAGTGGCTGGCcgccccctctcctgccccaacCATGAAGGCAAG ACGATGGAGTTTTACTGTGAGGCCTGCGAGACGGCCATGTGCGGCGAGTGCCGCGCGGGGGAGCACCGGGAGCACGGCACCGTGCTGCTGCGGGACGTGGTGGAGCAGCACAAGGCGGCCCTGCAGCGCCAGCTGGAGGCGGTGCGCGGCCG CCTGCCACAGCTGTCCGCAGCTATCGCCTTAGTGGGCGGCATCAGCCAGCAGCTGCAGGAGCGCAAAGCCGAGGCCCTGGCCCAGATCAGCGCGGCCTTCGAGGACCTGGAGCAAGCGCTGCAGCAGCGCAAGCAGGCTCTGGTCAGCGACCTGGAGGCCATTTGTGGGGCCAAGCAGAAG gTGTTGCAGACCCAGTTAGACACACTGCGCCAGGGTCAGGAACACATCGGCAGCAGCTGCAGCTTCGCGGAGCAGGCGctgcgcctgggctctgccccgGAGGTGTTGCTAGTGCGCAAGCACATGCGAGAGCGGCTGGCTGCGTTGGCGGCTCAGGCCTTCCCGGAGCGGCCACACGAGAACGCGCAGCTGGAACTGGTCCTCGAGGTCGACGGGCTGCGGCGATCGGTGCTCAATCTCGGCGCGCTGCTCACCACGAGCGCCACCGCACACGAGACCGTGGCCACAGGTGAGGGCCTGCGCCAAGCGCTTGTGGGCCAGCCAGCCTCGCTCACCGTCACTACCAAAGACAAGGATGGGAGGCTGGTGCGCACGGGCAGCGCCGAGCTGCGCGCCGAGATCACCGGCCCCGATGGCACGCGCCTTCCCGTGCCAGTGGTGGACCACAAGAACGGCACGTACGAGCTAGTGTACACGGCGCGCACGGAAGGCGAGCTGCTCCTCTCAGTGCTGCTCTACGGACAGCCGGTGCGCGGCAGCCCCTTCCGCGTGCGAGCCCTGCGTCCTGGGGACCTGCCACCTTCCCCGGACGACGTCAAGCGCCGCGTCAAGTCCCCCGGCGGCCCGGGCAGCCACGTGCGCCAGAAGGCAGTGCGTAGGCCCAGCTCCATGTACAGCACGGGCGGCAAACGGAAGGACAACCCCATTGAGGACGAGCTTGTCTTCCGTGTCG GCAGCCGAGGAAGGGAGAAGGGCGAATTCACCAATTTACAGGGCGTGTCGGCAGCTAGCAGCGGCCGCATAGTGGTAGCAGACAGTAACAACCAATGTATCCAG GTTTTCTCCAATGAAGGCCAGTTCAAATTCCGCTTTGGGGTCCGAGGGCGCTCACCCGGGCAGCTGCAGCGCCCCACAGGTGTGGCAGTGGACACCAATGGAGACATTATTGTGGCGGACTATGACAACCGTTGGGTCAGCATCTTCTCCCCTGAGGGCAAATTCAAG ACCAAGATTGGAGCTGGCCGTCTCATGGGCCCCAAAGGAGTGGCCGTAGACCGGAATGGACATATCATTGTGGTCGACAACAAGTCTTGCTGCGTCTTTACCTTCCAGCCCAATGGCAAGCTGGTTGGCCGTTTTGGGGGCCGTGGGGCCACTGATCGCCACTTTGCAGGTATTGTGGA AGGGCCCCATTTTGTGGCTGTGAACAACAAGAATGAGATTGTAGTGACGGATTTCCATAACCATTCAGTGAAG GTGTACAGTGCCGACGGCGAGTTCCTCTTCAAGTTTGGCTCCCACGGCGAGGGCAATGGGCAGTTCAACGCCCCCACGGGAGTAGCAGTGGACTCCAATGGGAACATTATCGTGGCTGACTGGGGCAACAGCCGCATCCAG GTATTCGACAGCTCTGGCTCCTTCCTGTCCTACATCAACACGTCTGCAGAGCCACTGTATGGCCCGCAGGGCCTGGCACTGACCTCAGATGGACACGTGGTGGTGGCCGATGCTGGCAACCACTGCTTTAAAGCTTATCGCTACCTCCAGTAG
- the TRIM3 gene encoding tripartite motif-containing protein 3 isoform X3, which translates to MGSEGTDSPGPEVQPMDKQFLVCSICLDRYRCPKVLPCLHTFCERCLQNYIPAQSLTLSCPVCRQTSILPEQGVSALQNNFFISSLMEAMQQAPDGAHDPEDPHPLSAVAGRPLSCPNHEGKTMEFYCEACETAMCGECRAGEHREHGTVLLRDVVEQHKAALQRQLEAVRGRLPQLSAAIALVGGISQQLQERKAEALAQISAAFEDLEQALQQRKQALVSDLEAICGAKQKVLQTQLDTLRQGQEHIGSSCSFAEQALRLGSAPEVLLVRKHMRERLAALAAQAFPERPHENAQLELVLEVDGLRRSVLNLGALLTTSATAHETVATGEGLRQALVGQPASLTVTTKDKDGRLVRTGSAELRAEITGPDGTRLPVPVVDHKNGTYELVYTARTEGELLLSVLLYGQPVRGSPFRVRALRPGDLPPSPDDVKRRVKSPGGPGSHVRQKAVRRPSSMYSTGGKRKDNPIEDELVFRVGSRGREKGEFTNLQGVSAASSGRIVVADSNNQCIQVFSNEGQFKFRFGVRGRSPGQLQRPTGVAVDTNGDIIVADYDNRWVSIFSPEGKFKTKIGAGRLMGPKGVAVDRNGHIIVVDNKSCCVFTFQPNGKLVGRFGGRGATDRHFAGPHFVAVNNKNEIVVTDFHNHSVKVYSADGEFLFKFGSHGEGNGQFNAPTGVAVDSNGNIIVADWGNSRIQVFDSSGSFLSYINTSAEPLYGPQGLALTSDGHVVVADAGNHCFKAYRYLQ; encoded by the exons ATGGGCAGTGAAGGCACA GACAGCCCTGGCCCAGAGGTCCAGCCGATGGACAAGCAGTTCCTGGTGTGCAGCATCTGCCTGGATCGGTACCGGTGCCCCAAGGTTCTGCCTTGCCTGCATACCTTTTGTGAgag ATGCCTCCAGAACTACATCCCTGCCCAGAGCCTGACGCTGTCATGTCCGGTGTGTCGGCAGACGTCCATCCTCCCGGAGCAGGGCGTCTCAGCGCTGCAGAACAACTTCTTCATCAGCAGCCTCATGGAGGCGATGCAGCAGGCACCGGATGGGGCCCACGACCCCGaggacccccaccccctcagcgCAGTGGCTGGCcgccccctctcctgccccaacCATGAAGGCAAG ACGATGGAGTTTTACTGTGAGGCCTGCGAGACGGCCATGTGCGGCGAGTGCCGCGCGGGGGAGCACCGGGAGCACGGCACCGTGCTGCTGCGGGACGTGGTGGAGCAGCACAAGGCGGCCCTGCAGCGCCAGCTGGAGGCGGTGCGCGGCCG CCTGCCACAGCTGTCCGCAGCTATCGCCTTAGTGGGCGGCATCAGCCAGCAGCTGCAGGAGCGCAAAGCCGAGGCCCTGGCCCAGATCAGCGCGGCCTTCGAGGACCTGGAGCAAGCGCTGCAGCAGCGCAAGCAGGCTCTGGTCAGCGACCTGGAGGCCATTTGTGGGGCCAAGCAGAAG gTGTTGCAGACCCAGTTAGACACACTGCGCCAGGGTCAGGAACACATCGGCAGCAGCTGCAGCTTCGCGGAGCAGGCGctgcgcctgggctctgccccgGAGGTGTTGCTAGTGCGCAAGCACATGCGAGAGCGGCTGGCTGCGTTGGCGGCTCAGGCCTTCCCGGAGCGGCCACACGAGAACGCGCAGCTGGAACTGGTCCTCGAGGTCGACGGGCTGCGGCGATCGGTGCTCAATCTCGGCGCGCTGCTCACCACGAGCGCCACCGCACACGAGACCGTGGCCACAGGTGAGGGCCTGCGCCAAGCGCTTGTGGGCCAGCCAGCCTCGCTCACCGTCACTACCAAAGACAAGGATGGGAGGCTGGTGCGCACGGGCAGCGCCGAGCTGCGCGCCGAGATCACCGGCCCCGATGGCACGCGCCTTCCCGTGCCAGTGGTGGACCACAAGAACGGCACGTACGAGCTAGTGTACACGGCGCGCACGGAAGGCGAGCTGCTCCTCTCAGTGCTGCTCTACGGACAGCCGGTGCGCGGCAGCCCCTTCCGCGTGCGAGCCCTGCGTCCTGGGGACCTGCCACCTTCCCCGGACGACGTCAAGCGCCGCGTCAAGTCCCCCGGCGGCCCGGGCAGCCACGTGCGCCAGAAGGCAGTGCGTAGGCCCAGCTCCATGTACAGCACGGGCGGCAAACGGAAGGACAACCCCATTGAGGACGAGCTTGTCTTCCGTGTCG GCAGCCGAGGAAGGGAGAAGGGCGAATTCACCAATTTACAGGGCGTGTCGGCAGCTAGCAGCGGCCGCATAGTGGTAGCAGACAGTAACAACCAATGTATCCAG GTTTTCTCCAATGAAGGCCAGTTCAAATTCCGCTTTGGGGTCCGAGGGCGCTCACCCGGGCAGCTGCAGCGCCCCACAGGTGTGGCAGTGGACACCAATGGAGACATTATTGTGGCGGACTATGACAACCGTTGGGTCAGCATCTTCTCCCCTGAGGGCAAATTCAAG ACCAAGATTGGAGCTGGCCGTCTCATGGGCCCCAAAGGAGTGGCCGTAGACCGGAATGGACATATCATTGTGGTCGACAACAAGTCTTGCTGCGTCTTTACCTTCCAGCCCAATGGCAAGCTGGTTGGCCGTTTTGGGGGCCGTGGGGCCACTGATCGCCACTTTGCAG GGCCCCATTTTGTGGCTGTGAACAACAAGAATGAGATTGTAGTGACGGATTTCCATAACCATTCAGTGAAG GTGTACAGTGCCGACGGCGAGTTCCTCTTCAAGTTTGGCTCCCACGGCGAGGGCAATGGGCAGTTCAACGCCCCCACGGGAGTAGCAGTGGACTCCAATGGGAACATTATCGTGGCTGACTGGGGCAACAGCCGCATCCAG GTATTCGACAGCTCTGGCTCCTTCCTGTCCTACATCAACACGTCTGCAGAGCCACTGTATGGCCCGCAGGGCCTGGCACTGACCTCAGATGGACACGTGGTGGTGGCCGATGCTGGCAACCACTGCTTTAAAGCTTATCGCTACCTCCAGTAG
- the TRIM3 gene encoding tripartite motif-containing protein 3 isoform X1, protein MAKREDSPGPEVQPMDKQFLVCSICLDRYRCPKVLPCLHTFCERCLQNYIPAQSLTLSCPVCRQTSILPEQGVSALQNNFFISSLMEAMQQAPDGAHDPEDPHPLSAVAGRPLSCPNHEGKTMEFYCEACETAMCGECRAGEHREHGTVLLRDVVEQHKAALQRQLEAVRGRLPQLSAAIALVGGISQQLQERKAEALAQISAAFEDLEQALQQRKQALVSDLEAICGAKQKVLQTQLDTLRQGQEHIGSSCSFAEQALRLGSAPEVLLVRKHMRERLAALAAQAFPERPHENAQLELVLEVDGLRRSVLNLGALLTTSATAHETVATGEGLRQALVGQPASLTVTTKDKDGRLVRTGSAELRAEITGPDGTRLPVPVVDHKNGTYELVYTARTEGELLLSVLLYGQPVRGSPFRVRALRPGDLPPSPDDVKRRVKSPGGPGSHVRQKAVRRPSSMYSTGGKRKDNPIEDELVFRVGSRGREKGEFTNLQGVSAASSGRIVVADSNNQCIQVFSNEGQFKFRFGVRGRSPGQLQRPTGVAVDTNGDIIVADYDNRWVSIFSPEGKFKTKIGAGRLMGPKGVAVDRNGHIIVVDNKSCCVFTFQPNGKLVGRFGGRGATDRHFAGPHFVAVNNKNEIVVTDFHNHSVKVYSADGEFLFKFGSHGEGNGQFNAPTGVAVDSNGNIIVADWGNSRIQVFDSSGSFLSYINTSAEPLYGPQGLALTSDGHVVVADAGNHCFKAYRYLQ, encoded by the exons ATGGCGAAGAGGGAGGACAGCCCTGGCCCAGAGGTCCAGCCGATGGACAAGCAGTTCCTGGTGTGCAGCATCTGCCTGGATCGGTACCGGTGCCCCAAGGTTCTGCCTTGCCTGCATACCTTTTGTGAgag ATGCCTCCAGAACTACATCCCTGCCCAGAGCCTGACGCTGTCATGTCCGGTGTGTCGGCAGACGTCCATCCTCCCGGAGCAGGGCGTCTCAGCGCTGCAGAACAACTTCTTCATCAGCAGCCTCATGGAGGCGATGCAGCAGGCACCGGATGGGGCCCACGACCCCGaggacccccaccccctcagcgCAGTGGCTGGCcgccccctctcctgccccaacCATGAAGGCAAG ACGATGGAGTTTTACTGTGAGGCCTGCGAGACGGCCATGTGCGGCGAGTGCCGCGCGGGGGAGCACCGGGAGCACGGCACCGTGCTGCTGCGGGACGTGGTGGAGCAGCACAAGGCGGCCCTGCAGCGCCAGCTGGAGGCGGTGCGCGGCCG CCTGCCACAGCTGTCCGCAGCTATCGCCTTAGTGGGCGGCATCAGCCAGCAGCTGCAGGAGCGCAAAGCCGAGGCCCTGGCCCAGATCAGCGCGGCCTTCGAGGACCTGGAGCAAGCGCTGCAGCAGCGCAAGCAGGCTCTGGTCAGCGACCTGGAGGCCATTTGTGGGGCCAAGCAGAAG gTGTTGCAGACCCAGTTAGACACACTGCGCCAGGGTCAGGAACACATCGGCAGCAGCTGCAGCTTCGCGGAGCAGGCGctgcgcctgggctctgccccgGAGGTGTTGCTAGTGCGCAAGCACATGCGAGAGCGGCTGGCTGCGTTGGCGGCTCAGGCCTTCCCGGAGCGGCCACACGAGAACGCGCAGCTGGAACTGGTCCTCGAGGTCGACGGGCTGCGGCGATCGGTGCTCAATCTCGGCGCGCTGCTCACCACGAGCGCCACCGCACACGAGACCGTGGCCACAGGTGAGGGCCTGCGCCAAGCGCTTGTGGGCCAGCCAGCCTCGCTCACCGTCACTACCAAAGACAAGGATGGGAGGCTGGTGCGCACGGGCAGCGCCGAGCTGCGCGCCGAGATCACCGGCCCCGATGGCACGCGCCTTCCCGTGCCAGTGGTGGACCACAAGAACGGCACGTACGAGCTAGTGTACACGGCGCGCACGGAAGGCGAGCTGCTCCTCTCAGTGCTGCTCTACGGACAGCCGGTGCGCGGCAGCCCCTTCCGCGTGCGAGCCCTGCGTCCTGGGGACCTGCCACCTTCCCCGGACGACGTCAAGCGCCGCGTCAAGTCCCCCGGCGGCCCGGGCAGCCACGTGCGCCAGAAGGCAGTGCGTAGGCCCAGCTCCATGTACAGCACGGGCGGCAAACGGAAGGACAACCCCATTGAGGACGAGCTTGTCTTCCGTGTCG GCAGCCGAGGAAGGGAGAAGGGCGAATTCACCAATTTACAGGGCGTGTCGGCAGCTAGCAGCGGCCGCATAGTGGTAGCAGACAGTAACAACCAATGTATCCAG GTTTTCTCCAATGAAGGCCAGTTCAAATTCCGCTTTGGGGTCCGAGGGCGCTCACCCGGGCAGCTGCAGCGCCCCACAGGTGTGGCAGTGGACACCAATGGAGACATTATTGTGGCGGACTATGACAACCGTTGGGTCAGCATCTTCTCCCCTGAGGGCAAATTCAAG ACCAAGATTGGAGCTGGCCGTCTCATGGGCCCCAAAGGAGTGGCCGTAGACCGGAATGGACATATCATTGTGGTCGACAACAAGTCTTGCTGCGTCTTTACCTTCCAGCCCAATGGCAAGCTGGTTGGCCGTTTTGGGGGCCGTGGGGCCACTGATCGCCACTTTGCAG GGCCCCATTTTGTGGCTGTGAACAACAAGAATGAGATTGTAGTGACGGATTTCCATAACCATTCAGTGAAG GTGTACAGTGCCGACGGCGAGTTCCTCTTCAAGTTTGGCTCCCACGGCGAGGGCAATGGGCAGTTCAACGCCCCCACGGGAGTAGCAGTGGACTCCAATGGGAACATTATCGTGGCTGACTGGGGCAACAGCCGCATCCAG GTATTCGACAGCTCTGGCTCCTTCCTGTCCTACATCAACACGTCTGCAGAGCCACTGTATGGCCCGCAGGGCCTGGCACTGACCTCAGATGGACACGTGGTGGTGGCCGATGCTGGCAACCACTGCTTTAAAGCTTATCGCTACCTCCAGTAG
- the HPX gene encoding hemopexin: protein MARAWGTPIALGLLGLWWSLAVAHPLPLDGTPGNRTKGGSETRVKPDVTELCLDGWSFDATTLDEHGAMLFFKGEFVWKSHTWVRELISERWKNFTSPVDAAFRRGHNSVFLIKGDKIWVYPPEKEKGYPKLLQEEFPGIPSPVDAAVECHRGECKVEGVLFFKGNQTWFWDLATGTKKERSWPAVGECSSALQWLSHYYCFRGNQFLRFHPVTGEVLPKYPLDVRDYFIPCPGRGHGHRNRTGHGNDTHHGRGDMRCSPYLALSALLTDNHGATYAFSGSHYWRLDTSRDGWHSWPIAHQWPQGPSTVDAAFSWDDKVYLIQGTQVYIFLTKGGYTLVDGYPKRLEKEFRSPHGINLEAVDAAFTCPGTSRLHIMAGRKLWWLDLKLGLQATWTELPWPHEKVDGALCVEKSLGPHSCSANGPGLYLIHGSDLYCYSDAEKLSTAKTLPQPQKVGSILGCNH, encoded by the exons ATGGCTCGGGCATGGGGAACACCCATTGCACTGGGGTTGTTGGGCCTGTGGTGGTCTCTGGCTGTTGcccaccctcttcctct GGACGGTACCCCTGGGAACAGGACCAAAGGTGGGAGTGAGACCAGAGTGAAACCAGACGTGACCG aactcTGCTTGGATGGCTGGAGCTTTGATGCTACCACCCTGGATGAACATGGGGCCATGCTGTTTTTTAAAG GGGAGTTTGTGTGGAAGAGTCACACATGGGTCCGGGAGTTAATCTCAGAGAGGTGGAAGAATTTCACCAGCCCCGTGGATGCCGCATTCCGCCGTGGTCACAACAGTGTCTTCCTGATCAAG GGAGACAAAATCTGGGTGTATCCTCCTGAGAAGGAGAAAGGCTATCCGAAGTTGCTCCAAGAAGAGTTTCCTGGAATCCCATCACCGGTGGATGCAGCTGTGGAATGTCACCGTGGGGAATGCAAAGTGGAGGGTGTCCTCTTCTTCAAAG GTAACCAAACGTGGTTCTGGGACTTGGCTACGGGAACCAAAAAGGAGCGCTCTTGGCCAGCTGTTGGGGAATGCTCCTCTGCCCTGCAGTGGCTCAGCCACTACTACTGCTTCCGGGGTAACCAGTTCCTGCGCTTCCACCCCGTCACGGGAGAGGTGCTTCCCAAGTACCCTCTGGATGTTCGAGACTACTTCATACCCTGCCCTGGCAGAG GCCATGGACACAGGAATAGGACGGGCCATGGGAATGACACCCATCATGGCCGTGGGGATATGCGCTGTAGCCCATATCTAGCCTTGTCTGCACTGCTGACTGACAACCATGGTGCCACATATGCCTTCAGTG GGTCCCACTATTGGCGTCTGGACACTAGCCGGGATGGGTGGCACAGTTGGCCCATTGCCCATCAGTGGCCCCAGGGTCCTTCAACAGTGGATGCTGCCTTTTCCTGGGACGATAAAGTCTACCTAATCCAG GGCACTCAGGTATATATCTTCCTGACAAAGGGAGGCTATACTCTAGTAGATGGTTATCCAAAGAGGCTGGAGAAGGAATTTAGGAGCCCTCATGGGATCAACCTTGAGGCTGTGGATGCAGCCTTTACTTGTCCTGGGACTTCTCGGCTCCACATTATGGCAG GACGGAAGCTGTGGTGGCTGGACCTGAAGTTAGGACTTCAAGCCACGTGGACAGAGCTTCCTTGGCCCCATGAGAAGGTTGACGGGGCCCTGTGTGTGGAGAAGTCCCTCGGCCCCCATTCATGTTCTGCCAATGGTCCTGGCTTGTACCTCATCCATGGCTCCGATCTGTACTGCTACAGTGACGCAGAGAAACTGAGCACAGCCAAgacccttccccagccccagaaAGTGGGGAGCATCCTGGGTTGCAATCATTGA
- the TRIM3 gene encoding tripartite motif-containing protein 3 isoform X2, with amino-acid sequence MAKREDSPGPEVQPMDKQFLVCSICLDRYRCPKVLPCLHTFCERCLQNYIPAQSLTLSCPVCRQTSILPEQGVSALQNNFFISSLMEAMQQAPDGAHDPEDPHPLSAVAGRPLSCPNHEGKTMEFYCEACETAMCGECRAGEHREHGTVLLRDVVEQHKAALQRQLEAVRGRLPQLSAAIALVGGISQQLQERKAEALAQISAAFEDLEQALQQRKQALVSDLEAICGAKQKVLQTQLDTLRQGQEHIGSSCSFAEQALRLGSAPEVLLVRKHMRERLAALAAQAFPERPHENAQLELVLEVDGLRRSVLNLGALLTTSATAHETVATGEGLRQALVGQPASLTVTTKDKDGRLVRTGSAELRAEITGPDGTRLPVPVVDHKNGTYELVYTARTEGELLLSVLLYGQPVRGSPFRVRALRPGDLPPSPDDVKRRVKSPGGPGSHVRQKAVRRPSSMYSTGGKRKDNPIEDELVFRVGSRGREKGEFTNLQGVSAASSGRIVVADSNNQCIQVFSNEGQFKFRFGVRGRSPGQLQRPTGVAVDTNGDIIVADYDNRWVSIFSPEGKFKTKIGAGRLMGPKGVAVDRNGHIIVVDNKSCCVFTFQPNGKLVGRFGGRGATDRHFAGIVEGPHFVAVNNKNEIVVTDFHNHSVKVYSADGEFLFKFGSHGEGNGQFNAPTGVAVDSNGNIIVADWGNSRIQVFDSSGSFLSYINTSAEPLYGPQGLALTSDGHVVVADAGNHCFKAYRYLQ; translated from the exons ATGGCGAAGAGGGAGGACAGCCCTGGCCCAGAGGTCCAGCCGATGGACAAGCAGTTCCTGGTGTGCAGCATCTGCCTGGATCGGTACCGGTGCCCCAAGGTTCTGCCTTGCCTGCATACCTTTTGTGAgag ATGCCTCCAGAACTACATCCCTGCCCAGAGCCTGACGCTGTCATGTCCGGTGTGTCGGCAGACGTCCATCCTCCCGGAGCAGGGCGTCTCAGCGCTGCAGAACAACTTCTTCATCAGCAGCCTCATGGAGGCGATGCAGCAGGCACCGGATGGGGCCCACGACCCCGaggacccccaccccctcagcgCAGTGGCTGGCcgccccctctcctgccccaacCATGAAGGCAAG ACGATGGAGTTTTACTGTGAGGCCTGCGAGACGGCCATGTGCGGCGAGTGCCGCGCGGGGGAGCACCGGGAGCACGGCACCGTGCTGCTGCGGGACGTGGTGGAGCAGCACAAGGCGGCCCTGCAGCGCCAGCTGGAGGCGGTGCGCGGCCG CCTGCCACAGCTGTCCGCAGCTATCGCCTTAGTGGGCGGCATCAGCCAGCAGCTGCAGGAGCGCAAAGCCGAGGCCCTGGCCCAGATCAGCGCGGCCTTCGAGGACCTGGAGCAAGCGCTGCAGCAGCGCAAGCAGGCTCTGGTCAGCGACCTGGAGGCCATTTGTGGGGCCAAGCAGAAG gTGTTGCAGACCCAGTTAGACACACTGCGCCAGGGTCAGGAACACATCGGCAGCAGCTGCAGCTTCGCGGAGCAGGCGctgcgcctgggctctgccccgGAGGTGTTGCTAGTGCGCAAGCACATGCGAGAGCGGCTGGCTGCGTTGGCGGCTCAGGCCTTCCCGGAGCGGCCACACGAGAACGCGCAGCTGGAACTGGTCCTCGAGGTCGACGGGCTGCGGCGATCGGTGCTCAATCTCGGCGCGCTGCTCACCACGAGCGCCACCGCACACGAGACCGTGGCCACAGGTGAGGGCCTGCGCCAAGCGCTTGTGGGCCAGCCAGCCTCGCTCACCGTCACTACCAAAGACAAGGATGGGAGGCTGGTGCGCACGGGCAGCGCCGAGCTGCGCGCCGAGATCACCGGCCCCGATGGCACGCGCCTTCCCGTGCCAGTGGTGGACCACAAGAACGGCACGTACGAGCTAGTGTACACGGCGCGCACGGAAGGCGAGCTGCTCCTCTCAGTGCTGCTCTACGGACAGCCGGTGCGCGGCAGCCCCTTCCGCGTGCGAGCCCTGCGTCCTGGGGACCTGCCACCTTCCCCGGACGACGTCAAGCGCCGCGTCAAGTCCCCCGGCGGCCCGGGCAGCCACGTGCGCCAGAAGGCAGTGCGTAGGCCCAGCTCCATGTACAGCACGGGCGGCAAACGGAAGGACAACCCCATTGAGGACGAGCTTGTCTTCCGTGTCG GCAGCCGAGGAAGGGAGAAGGGCGAATTCACCAATTTACAGGGCGTGTCGGCAGCTAGCAGCGGCCGCATAGTGGTAGCAGACAGTAACAACCAATGTATCCAG GTTTTCTCCAATGAAGGCCAGTTCAAATTCCGCTTTGGGGTCCGAGGGCGCTCACCCGGGCAGCTGCAGCGCCCCACAGGTGTGGCAGTGGACACCAATGGAGACATTATTGTGGCGGACTATGACAACCGTTGGGTCAGCATCTTCTCCCCTGAGGGCAAATTCAAG ACCAAGATTGGAGCTGGCCGTCTCATGGGCCCCAAAGGAGTGGCCGTAGACCGGAATGGACATATCATTGTGGTCGACAACAAGTCTTGCTGCGTCTTTACCTTCCAGCCCAATGGCAAGCTGGTTGGCCGTTTTGGGGGCCGTGGGGCCACTGATCGCCACTTTGCAGGTATTGTGGA AGGGCCCCATTTTGTGGCTGTGAACAACAAGAATGAGATTGTAGTGACGGATTTCCATAACCATTCAGTGAAG GTGTACAGTGCCGACGGCGAGTTCCTCTTCAAGTTTGGCTCCCACGGCGAGGGCAATGGGCAGTTCAACGCCCCCACGGGAGTAGCAGTGGACTCCAATGGGAACATTATCGTGGCTGACTGGGGCAACAGCCGCATCCAG GTATTCGACAGCTCTGGCTCCTTCCTGTCCTACATCAACACGTCTGCAGAGCCACTGTATGGCCCGCAGGGCCTGGCACTGACCTCAGATGGACACGTGGTGGTGGCCGATGCTGGCAACCACTGCTTTAAAGCTTATCGCTACCTCCAGTAG